One segment of Pseudodesulfovibrio sp. 5S69 DNA contains the following:
- a CDS encoding DeoR family transcriptional regulator, translating to MAIGTLAETFGVTPQTIRRDINALTDQGLLQRHHGGAGPMLSTENVDYTNRKILCLREKQIIAQLVARHIPPRSSLFINMGTTNEEVAKALTRHDRLRVITNNLNVAKTLSSNDGLEVIVAGGVVRHKDGGIVGESTIEFIRQFKVDFGIIGISGVDMDGTLLDFDYREVTAARSIIDNSRKVFLVTDHSKFGRNAMVRLGNIKEVDAMFTDETPPAELVEVMRLNGVELYVAK from the coding sequence ATGGCCATCGGCACCCTGGCCGAAACCTTCGGCGTCACCCCCCAGACCATCCGCCGGGACATCAACGCCCTGACCGACCAGGGGCTGCTCCAGCGCCACCACGGCGGGGCCGGCCCCATGCTCAGCACCGAGAACGTCGACTACACCAACCGCAAGATCCTGTGCCTGCGGGAAAAGCAGATCATCGCCCAACTGGTGGCCCGGCACATCCCGCCCCGATCCTCCCTGTTCATCAACATGGGCACCACCAACGAGGAGGTGGCCAAGGCCCTGACCCGCCACGACCGGCTGCGGGTCATCACCAACAACCTCAACGTGGCGAAAACATTGAGCAGCAACGACGGGTTGGAGGTCATCGTGGCCGGCGGCGTGGTGCGCCACAAGGACGGCGGCATCGTGGGCGAGTCGACCATCGAATTCATCCGCCAGTTCAAGGTGGACTTCGGGATCATCGGCATCAGCGGCGTGGACATGGACGGCACCCTGCTCGACTTCGACTACCGTGAGGTCACCGCGGCCCGCTCCATCATCGACAACTCGCGCAAGGTATTCCTGGTCACCGACCACAGCAAGTTCGGGCGCAACGCCATGGTCCGGCTCGGCAACATCAAGGAGGTGGACGCCATGTTCACCGACGAGACGCCGCCCGCCGAGTTGGTGGAAGTCATGCGCCTGAACGGGGTGGAACTGTACGTGGCCAAATAA
- a CDS encoding ABC transporter ATP-binding protein, translated as MGLKLDGIGKTVGKEIHLKDIDLEFESGSRYVVLGRTLAGKTSLLRIMAGLDRPTTGTVEANGVDVTGVSVRKRSVAMVYQQFINYPSQTIYENIASPLAIHGMPKEEIRTRVMQAASMLHIENMLDRLPAELSGGQQQRTAIARALVKDVDLLLLDEPLVNLDYKLREELRDELRKIFRARDSVVVYTTTEPTEALMLGGNVIVMHEGEVLQVGPTAEVFLHPANTRVAEVFNDPPINFISGSVDDGRVNIGHALSLPVPRTMSGLSPGEYTFGIRASQLNLKCEADGCAHIRGRIGLAEINGSETFVHFNYGDDSLVVQENGVHAFEVGNQVSVYVRPEAFYVFNATGDLVVAPANL; from the coding sequence ATGGGGCTTAAACTCGACGGCATCGGCAAGACGGTTGGAAAAGAGATTCACCTCAAGGACATAGACCTGGAGTTCGAATCCGGGTCCCGCTACGTGGTACTCGGGCGCACCCTGGCGGGCAAGACCTCGCTGCTGCGCATCATGGCGGGGCTGGACCGGCCCACCACCGGCACGGTGGAGGCGAACGGCGTGGACGTGACCGGCGTATCGGTGCGCAAACGCAGCGTGGCCATGGTCTACCAGCAGTTCATCAACTACCCCTCCCAGACAATCTACGAAAACATCGCCTCCCCGCTGGCCATCCACGGGATGCCCAAGGAGGAAATCCGCACGCGGGTCATGCAGGCGGCCTCCATGCTGCACATCGAGAACATGCTCGACCGGCTGCCCGCCGAGCTGTCCGGTGGCCAGCAGCAGCGCACGGCCATCGCCAGGGCTTTGGTCAAGGACGTGGACCTGCTCCTCCTGGACGAGCCCCTGGTCAACCTCGACTACAAGCTGCGCGAGGAGCTGCGCGACGAACTGCGCAAGATATTCAGAGCCCGCGACTCGGTGGTCGTCTACACCACCACCGAGCCCACCGAGGCGCTCATGCTCGGCGGCAACGTCATCGTCATGCACGAGGGCGAGGTCCTCCAGGTCGGGCCCACGGCCGAGGTCTTCCTCCACCCGGCCAACACCAGGGTGGCCGAGGTCTTCAACGACCCGCCCATCAACTTCATCAGCGGTTCGGTAGACGACGGCAGGGTCAACATCGGCCACGCCCTGTCCCTGCCCGTGCCCCGGACCATGTCCGGCCTGTCCCCCGGTGAATACACCTTCGGCATCCGCGCCAGCCAACTGAACCTGAAGTGCGAAGCCGACGGATGCGCGCACATCCGGGGCCGGATCGGGCTGGCCGAGATCAACGGCTCGGAGACCTTCGTTCACTTCAATTACGGCGACGATTCCCTGGTGGTCCAGGAGAACGGCGTCCACGCCTTCGAGGTGGGCAACCAGGTGTCGGTCTACGTAAGGCCCGAGGCCTTCTACGTCTTCAACGCCACGGGCGATCTCGTTGTCGCGCCGGCCAACCTGTAG